The Pleuronectes platessa chromosome 11, fPlePla1.1, whole genome shotgun sequence genome includes a window with the following:
- the ghsra gene encoding growth hormone secretagogue receptor a yields MPTWPNHSECVSRNCSWDKIPNATWNDDYVLPPLNYYSIPLLTAITTACTLLFLVGMAGNVMTILVVSKYRDMRTTTNLYLCSMAVSDLLIFLCMPLDLYRMWRYRPWRFGDVLCKLFQFVSESSTYSTILSITALSVERYLAICFPLRAKALVTKRRVRALILLLWTVSLLSAGPVFVMVGVERDSMGPFGSDMNETGFSLEGGGDTRECRMTHYAVESGLMGAMVWLSSVFFFMPVFCLTVLYSLIGRRLWQRHRETSISSRVSHRDKSNRQTIKMLVVVVLAFVLCWLPFHVGRYLQFRSLDAPSPLLSLLSEYCSLVSVVLFYLSAAINPILYNTMSWKYRCAAARLFGLADSQPQRGRSASTMKGDGSNSWTVSSVSF; encoded by the exons ATGCCCACTTGGCCCAATCACTCGGAGTGCGTCTCCCGCAACTGCAGCTGGGATAAGATCCCCAACGCCACATGGAACGATGACTACGTCCTGCCTCCTCTCAACTACTACTCCATCCCTCTCCTCACGGCCATCACCACCGCCTGCACGCTGCTCTTTCTGGTCGGGATGGCCGGGAACGTCATGACCATTTTGGTGGTCAGCAAGTACCGGGACATGCGCACCACCACCAACCTGTACCTGTGCAGCATGGCGGTGTCAGACCTGCTCATCTTCCTCTGTATGCCCCTGGACCTGTACCGCATGTGGAGGTACAGGCCCTGGCGCTTTGGAGacgtgctctgcaagctctttCAGTTCGTGTCCGAATCGTCCACTTACTCCACGATCCTGAGCATCACTGCGCTTTCAGTGGAGCGCTACCTGGCGATCTGCTTCCCGTTACGCGCGAAGGCTCTGGTTACCAAGAGGCGGGTGCGCGCCCTCATTCTCCTGCTGTGGACAGTGTCTCTTCTCAGCGCCGGACCAGTGTTTGTCATGGTGGGAGTGGAGCGGGACAGCATGGGACCGTTCGGCTCGGACATGAATGAGACGGGCTTCTCCTTGGAGGGCGGGGGGGACACCCGGGAGTGTAGGATGACGCACTACGCCGTGGAGTCCGGTCTGATGGGCGCCATGGTGTGGCTGAGCtccgtcttcttcttcatgcCAGTGTTCTGTCTCACTGTGCTCTACAGCCTCATAGGCCGTCGACTGTGGCAGAGACACCGAGAGACGAGCATCAGCTCCCGCGTGTCTCACAGGGACAAGAGCAACAGACAGACCATCAAGATGCTGG tggtggtggtgctggccTTCGTCCTCTGCTGGTTGCCGTTCCACGTGGGTCGCTACCTGCAGTTCCGCTCACTGGACGCtccgtctcctctgctctcgcTGCTGTCCGAGTACTGCAGCCTGGTGTCGGTGGTTCTCTTCTACCTGAGCGCCGCCATCAACCCCATCCTCTACAACACCATGTCCTGGAAGTACCGGTGCGCAGCGGCGCGCCTCTTCGGCCTCGCCGACAGCCAGCCCCAGCGGGGACGCTCAGCCAGCACCATGAAGGGAGACGGCTCCAACAGCTGGACGGTGTCTTCAGTCAGCTTCTGA